One stretch of Daphnia pulicaria isolate SC F1-1A chromosome 6, SC_F0-13Bv2, whole genome shotgun sequence DNA includes these proteins:
- the LOC124343690 gene encoding cyclin-dependent kinase 4-like, translated as MPSTAGSMAYKKSSMSSKVVVVGEQQQQQQQQQRRAMGDSSHYEEIALIGNGAYGTVYKARDTANEGQMVALKKVRVPLTEEGVPMSTLREISLLKQMEKYEHPNIVRLLDICHGPRLEHEQQLVLYMVFEHVDQDLASYLERCPSPGLGAERIKYLMYQILSGVDFLHANRIVHRDLKPQNVLVTAAGQVKLADFGLARIYDVHMVLTSVVVTLWYRSPEVLLTTSYATPIDIWSCGCIFAELFRRKPLFSGQSEADQLSKIFDVIGTPSIDEWPETSLPWNNFANRPPTSISNAVSSSELCDAGAELLEQMLAFDPARRVTAAEALQHRYFREDGYTPITFSPSSTSSLSSSSPVADSARSDTPVPMSCSSNDDSGHSSADGQLPEPDN; from the exons atgCCCAGCACTGCAGGATCGATGGCTTACAAAAAGTCTTCGATGTCGTCCAAAGTCGTCGTTGTAggagagcaacaacaacaacagcagcagcagcagaggcgTGCCATGGGCGATTCCAGTCATTACGAAGAAATCGCCCTCATCGGCAATG GAGCCTATGGAACGGTGTACAAGGCCCGGGATACGGCCAACGAGGGTCAAATGGTGGCGCTTAAGAAGGTGCGGGTGCCGCTGACGGAAGAGGGCGTGCCCATGTCGACGCTCCGGGAGATTTCCCTACTCAAACAGATGGAAAAATACGAACACCCCAACATCGTCCG GTTGTTGGATATTTGCCACGGCCCGCGGCTGGAGCACGAGCAACAGTTGGTCCTCTACATGGTGTTTGAGCACGTGGATCAGGATCTTGCCTCGTACCTGGAACGGTGCCCATCACCTGGTCTCGGAGCTGAACGCATCAAG TACTTGATGTATCAGATACTGAGCGGAGTGGATTTCTTGCACGCCAACCGGATCGTCCACAGAGACTTGAAGCCCCAAAACGTGCTGGTCACGGCGGCTGGACAGGTCAAGCTGGCGGATTTCGGATTGGCCCGCATTTACGACGTTCACATGGTTCTCACTTCAGTG GTGGTCACGTTGTGGTACCGATCGCCGGAAGTGTTGTTGACGACGAGCTACGCCACTCCGATCGACATTTGGTCGTGCGGATGCATCTTCGCCGAACTCTTCCGCCGGAAGCCACTCTTTAGCGGCCAATCGGAAGCGGATCAACTTTCCAAAATCTTCGA TGTGATTGGAACGCCTTCGATCGACGAATGGCCAGAAACGTCGCTACCCTGGAACAATTTCGCCAATCGGCCGCCAACGTCCATCAGCAACGCTGTGTCTTCATCCGAGTTGTGTGATGCGGGTGCCGAGCTCCTGGAACAGATGCTGGCCTTCGACCCGGCCAGGCGAGTGACGGCCGCCGAGGCCCTGCAGCATCGCTACTTTCGCGAAGACGGCTACACGCCCATCACTTTCTCGCCGTCTTCCACCTCTTCTCTTTCGAGCAGCAGCCCAGTGGCCGATTCCGCTCGATCCGACACGCCCGTCCCCATGTCCTGCAGTAGCAACGACGACTCTGGCCACTCGTCGGCTGACGGCCAGCTACCCGAACCCGACAATTGA
- the LOC124343596 gene encoding methionine--tRNA ligase, cytoplasmic-like yields the protein MKLITRSNDLSGLKVLLAAEYLNISIELEISPSAEKPVLIINEDCRLFSSNSAVWYLFCFNGHKKVNPSQDKWMDWESTILQPEVQALTNKQPHQLVTVLEHLDKSTRNKFLIGNSLSAADVIVFSSLLELSNGKLMDSYSTLLKWFNQIYTSDQFKATALKMNFKIKETPTEQAEEEEAAISAEEIEEAVKYWAQSNIPKPKTIIHPVLPVEGERNILITSALPYVNNFPHLGNIIGCVLSADVFARYCRLRNYNTLYICGTDEYGTATETKALEEGLTPQQICDKYFKLHDEVYKWFDISFDHFGRTTTPNQTKIAQDIFLKLHRNNYLVEDTMEQLLCEHCKIFLADRFVEGTCPLCGYEDARGDQCDKCGKLVNAVELKLPRCKMCRHTPVIKTSKHLFLNLPKIEDKLTSWMESVTAGWTHNARVIANSWIKEGLKPRCITRDLKWGTPVPLEGYTDKVFYVWFDAPIGYLSITACYTEEWERWWKNREQVVHYEFMAKDNVPFHSVVFPSSQLGTHDPYTLVNHLIATEYLNYEDGKFSKSRGVGVFGNNAQETGIPADVWRFYLLYVRPESQDSTFSWADLMTKNNTELLNNLGNFANRALSFLEKNYDSCVPSMTLGQEENMLLVRINRELKQYISLLENAKLRDAIRPIFSISRLGNQLMQAAQPWVLIKSTKDEEKKRAGTVIGLCANIICQLSVMLLPYMPNLSGKLQEQLGVTSDVNHLIPEFTCRLPAGHRIGKPAPLFQKIEQSLIDELKQKFSGAQVGSAAPPPGNPAATPVAKEAASDSLETPENLALLVAQQGDKVRQLKAAKAEKSIVTAAVAELLDLKKRLATAEEAAKQIHQAPPPAATEKPTPSSSDLENLTKQVAEQGDKVRGLKTAKADKASIDVAVAVLLDLKKQLALAEGKDPAAPANPAASKGKKKGQQK from the exons atgaaactgATTACACGTTCCAACGATCTTTCCGGATTGAAGGTTTTGCTGGCAGCAGAATATCTCAATATCTCGATCGAATTAGAAATCTCGCCATCGGCTGAGAAACCGGTCCTTATCATCAACGAAGACTGTCGACTTTTCTCGTCAAACTCGGCTGTATGGTATctattctgttttaatggccACAAGAAAGTTAATCCATCACAAGACAAATGGATGGATTGGGAAAGTACGATCCTACAACCTGAAGTGCAGGCATTGACCAACAAGCAGCCTCATCAACTCGTCACTGTGTTGGAACATCTTGACAAATCCACTCGCAACAAGTTTCTTATTGGA aATTCTTTGTCTGCAGCTGACGTGATAGTGTTTAGTTCCCTACTAGAACTCTCAAACGGAAAGCTTATGGATAGCTACTCGACACTACTGAAGTGGTTCAACCAAATATACACAAGTGATCAGTTTAAG GCAACagctttaaaaatgaatttcaagaTAAAGGAGACGCCCACTGAACAGGCAGAAGAG gAAGAAGCAGCCATCAGCGCAGAGGAAATAGAAGAGGCAGTAAAGTACTGGGCACAAAGTAACATCCCTAAGCCAAAAACCATCATCCATCCAGT GTTACCTGTTGAAGGAGAACGTAATATTCTGATTACGAGCGCCTTACCTTACGTCAACAATTTCCCCCATTTGGGCAATATTATTGGTTGTGTGCTATCAGCTGATGTATTTGCTCGCTACTGCCGATTGC gAAACTACAACACGTTGTATATTTGCGGAACAGACGAGTATGGAACAGCTACCGAAACTAAAGCATTGGAAGAAGGTCTAACTCCGCAGCAAATTTgcgataaatattttaaacttcACGATGAGGTTTACAAATGGTTCGATATCAGCTTCGACCATTTCGGACGTACTACTACCCCCAATCAAACCAa GATTGCTCAAgacattttcttgaaattacATCGCAACAATTACTTGGTGGAGGATACTATGGAACAGCTGTTGTGCGAGCATTGCAAGAT ATTCTTGGCTGATCGGTTCGTGGAAGGCACTTGTCCCTTGTGTGGTTACGAAGATGCCAGAGGTGATCAGTGTGACAAATGCGGCAAGCTGGTCAATGCCGTTGAACTCAAGTTACCAAGATGTAAAATGTGCCGTCATACTCCCGTGATTAAGACATCTAAGCACCTTTTCCTCAATTTACCAAAG ATTGAGGATAAGTTGACAAGCTGGATGGAAAGTGTGACAGCTGGATGGACTCATAACGCCCGCGTCATTGCAAATTCCTGGATTAAGGAAGGCCTGAAGCCACGTTGCATAACTCGTGACTTGAAATGGGGCACTCCTGTCCCTCTTGAAGGATACACTGACAAG GTCTTCTACGTGTGGTTTGATGCCCCCATTGGGTACTTGAGCATCACGGCTTGCTACACGGAAGAATGGGAACGCTGGTGGAAAAATCGCGAGCAGGTCGTCCATTACGAATTCATGGCCAAGGACAATGTTCCCTTCCATTCCGTTGTCTTCCCTTCATCTCAACTGGGCACACACGACCCGTACACGCTGGTCAATCATCTGATTGCCACTG AATATCTCAATTACGAGGATGGCAAGTTCTCCAAGAGTCGTGGTGTCGGGGTTTTTGGTAACAATGCCCAGGAAACGGGCATTCCAGCTGATGTCTGGCGCTTTTATCTGCTTTACGTCCGTCCGGAATCGCAAGACTCGACTTTTTCATGGGCTGATTTGATGACTAAGAACAACACTGAACTACTCAACAACCTTGGCAATTTCGCCAACCG AGCCCTGAGTTTCCTGGAGAAGAACTACGACAGTTGTGTACCTTCCATGACACTGGgtcaagaagaaaacatgTTGCTAGTTCGAATCAACCGCGAACTGAAGCAATACATTTCTCTACTGGAGAATGCAAAGTTACGCGATGCCATCAGACCCATCTTTAGCATCTCACGTTTAGGCAATCAATTGATGCAAGCTGCCCAGCCCTGGGTGTTGATTAAGAGTACCAAagatgaagagaaaaagagggcCGGAACAGTCATCGGTCTATGCGCCAACATTATTTGTCAGTTGTCGGTCATGTTACTCCCGTACATGCCAAACCTATCTGGAAAACTTCAGGAACAATTGGGTGTCACATCAGACGTCAACCATTTGATACCGGAATTCACTTGTCGTCTGCCTGCCGGCCACCGGATCGGCAAGCCTGCCCCCCTATTCCAGAAGATTGAACAGTCACTTATAGACGAATTGAAGCAAAAGTTTTCTGGCGCCCAAGTTGGATCCGCTGCTCCTCCTCCAGGGAATCCAGCAGCTACTCCAGTGGCAAAAGAAGCAGCTTCAGACAGCCTTGAAACACCAGAAAATCTGGCACTGTTAGTGGCCCAGCAG GGTGACAAAGTGCGCCAGTTGAAAGCTGCCAAGGCCGAGAAATCCATTGTTACAGCTGCCGTAGCTGAACTTTTAGATTTGAAGAAAAGGCTGGCTACTGCGGAGGAAGCAGCCAAACAAATCCATCAAGCGCCACCACCTGCAGCAACCGAGAAGCCTACGCCGTCATCCAGCGACCTTGAAAATCTGACCAAACAAGTTGCCGAACAG GGTGACAAAGTTCGTGGGTTGAAAACTGCCAAAGCAGACAAGGCTTCCATCGATGTGGCCGTAGCTGTTCTCCtggatttgaagaaacaattGGCTCTGGCCGAAGGAAAAGACCCCGCTGCTCCGGCCAATCCAGCCGCCAgtaaagggaagaaaaaggggcAACAAAAATGA
- the LOC124343632 gene encoding conserved oligomeric Golgi complex subunit 6-like, which yields MESSVEKANPLAKKLAKIQDNQFENDKDTLEALKELSTFFSENSIRTRRNLRGEIEGRSLAINQDIFKAFHQVKEALNDVHSQVLFMDQSCKGMSTKLAAVKTRTHQLMSQMTSFQTASNQLSMEQMVASKMIETFQLTPAEVTELQSFDRSVNPEFFTALRKSKHIHQQCKQLLQSGHQTTAFEIMEQMASYQETALERLYRWTQNQCRNVDSPDSNILLTQAISCLQDRPILLKYVVDEYCTVRRGLVARSFLDALTVGGPYGTPRPIELHAHDPARYVGDMLAWLHQMTPTEKENAQALLKGCDKSDIGELVKGALSNITEGVCRPLRLRLEQVISPDIGPAVLHTLSGLIRFYLNTIGEVVPNSALIETLNDIFDQCHHTFLTSLESHVHRLLERIQPPSQDLSPSLGVNQLLNLLRDVLSGGHIVDAQASDVAEVVSRVLDPLMQFIENTAGRLPRADQAAYTLNCVYQIHSSLSLYEHVEERLENLQGLMENQLTLLSTEQATSLIHSLGLGPVCALLQNQNDGELLSNIPGMDSSSLQSFLIKLDALLGAPDALQLAQWKLLISGSHRKIIQRRALDTVLSIYEQLYDAVHNPANCYENPSSIMPRTPQQVRNLLA from the exons atggaatcaaGTGTGGAAAAAGCCAATCCTTTGGCAAAAAAACTAGCCAAAATTCAAgacaatcaatttgaaaatgacaaa GATACGCTTGAAGCCCTGAAGGAATTGTCAACCTTTTTCAGCGAAAACAGTATTCGAACTCGTAGGAATCTTCGTGGCGAGATTGAAGGAAGAAGCTTGGCAATTAATCAG GATATTTTTAAAGCTTTCCATCAAGTCAAAGAGG CACTAAATGATGTGCACTCTCAAGTATTATTCATGGATCAAAGCTGCAAAGGAATGTCAACCAAACTTGCTGCTGTTAAAACAAGAACTCATCAATTGATGTCTCAAATGACTAGTTTTCAAACTGCAAG CAATCAGTTAAGTATGGAACAAATGGTGGCCAGCAAAATGATTGAAACCTTCCAACTAACACCTGCAGAAGTGACAGAACTGCAAAGCTTTGACCGATCTGTCAATCCAGAGTTTTTTACAGCATTGAGGAAATCTAAGCATATCCATCAACAATGTAAGCAACTCCTTCAAAGTGGCCACCAAACTACTGCTTTCGAAATAATGGAGCAAATGGCGTCCTATCAAGAGACAGCCCTGGAAAGACTTTACCGTTGGACGCAAAACCAATGCAGGAACGTTGATTCACcagattcaaatattttgcttACCCAAGCGATTTCATGCCTTCAGGATCGGCCCATTTTGCTTAA ATACGTTGTTGATGAATATTGCACCGTACGCCGTGGATTGGTTGCGAGATCATTTCTTGATGCCTTAACTGTGGGTGGCCCTTATGGAACTCCTCGACCAATTGAACTCCATGCTCATGACCCTGCTC GTTATGTTGGAGACATGCTCGCTTGGCTTCACCAAATGACTCCAACCGAAAAGGAAAATGCGCAAGCGCTTCTTAAAGGCTGCGACAAGTCAG ACATAGGCGAGTTAGTAAAAGGCGCCTTGTCAAATATTACCGAAGGTGTGTGCCGCCCGTTGCGTTTGCGTTTAGAACAAGTGATCTCGCCTGACATCGGGCCTGCTGTACTGCACACCTTGTCAGGACTAATTCGATTTTATCTCAACACTATTGGCGAG GTGGTGCCGAACAGTGCGTTGATAGAAACTCTGAACGACATATTCGATCAATGCCATCACACGTTTTTGACTTCCTTAGAGTCTCACGTTCATAGGCTTTTAGAGAGAATTCAGCCTCCAAGCCAGGATTTAAGTCCTTCTCTCGGAGTTAATCAGCTTCTAAATTTATTAAGGGATGTTCTCTCAGGAGGACATATAGTAGATGCACAAGCCTCCGACGTCGCTGAA GTGGTGAGCAGAGTTTTGGACCCCTTGATGCAATTTATAGAAAATACTGCTGGTCGTCTTCCAAGAGCTGATCAAGCTGCTTACACCCTCAATTGTGTCTACCAGATTCACTCATCTCTGTCTCTTTATGAACATGTTGAAGAACGCTTGGAGAATTTACAG ggACTAATGGAAAATCAGCTAACACTTTTGAGCACTGAGCAAGCCACAAGCCTTATTCACAGTTTGGGATTGGGTCCAGTGTGTGCCCTTttgcaaaatcaaaatgatggAGAGTTGTTGTCTAACATCCCAGGAATGGACTCTTCTAGTTTGCAATCATTTCTG ATCAAGTTGGATGCCTTGCTGGGAGCCCCAGATGCGTTACAGCTTGCTCAGTGGAAATTGTTGATCAGCGGCTCTCACAGAAAAATAATCCAACGACGTGCGCTTGACACCGTACTTTCCATTTATGAGCAGCTGTATGATGCTGTTCACAATCCAGCTAATTGTTATGAAAATCCATCAAGTATTATGCCAAGAACACCTCAGCAAGTTAGAAATTTACTTGCATGA
- the LOC124343774 gene encoding mediator of RNA polymerase II transcription subunit 29-like, whose translation MAMHMTGMSNQGMMNLTPLQQQQLLQQQQQQQQQQQQQAAANNNPQQMLQHQQQSQPVPNQQAAANPNMPNPAAPNPAAEQQKLDHIAKVKTLLWPLKESLIASFKTAAQNFNQNGHIDFGTMKGTETNVPRFDKQLEEFYSICDQIELNLQAAIGCASQISTSQRHVPALVSIARQEPVINQEMMSYPNYVGVAKTQVAYVKDVIDTLNDAAQNLSND comes from the exons ATGGCGATGCATATGACTGGAATGTCAAATCAAGGAATGATGAATTTGACCCCtctgcagcagcaacagcttctccaacagcaacagcagcaacaacaacagcaacaacaacaggcagCAGCTAATAATAATCCTCAACAAATGTTGCAACATCAACAGCAATCACAGCCCGTTCCAAACCAGCAAGCAGCAGCAAATCCTAATATGCCCAACCCAGCGGCTCCAAATCCTGCTGCTGAACAGCAAAAGCTTGACCACATTGCTAAAGTCAAAACACTTCTTTGGCCTCTGAAAGAGAGTTTAATT GCAAGTTTTAAAACAGCTGCCCAAAATTTCAACCAAAATGGCCATATAGATTTTGGAACTAT GAAAGGAACAGAAACCAATGTGCCTAGATTTGACAAACAACTAGAGGAATTTTACTCAATTTGTGATCAAATAGAATTAAACCTTCAAGCGGCAATCGGGTGTGCTTCCCAGATTAGTACCAGCCAACGACACGTTCCTGCCCTAGTCTCTATAGCAAGGCAAGAGCCTGTCATCAATCAGGAAATGATGTCTTATCCAAACTATGTTGGCGTGGCAAAAACCCAAGTTGCCTATGTTAAAGACGTAATTGATACTCTGAATGATGCCGCTCAGAACTTATCCAatgactaa